From Paenibacillus polymyxa, the proteins below share one genomic window:
- the thiC gene encoding phosphomethylpyrimidine synthase ThiC, giving the protein MKPTETKGTKETGVKSADAGLAGIIEVEGEKAKAEQASGLKPFPGSRKVYIQGSRPDIAVPEREIALQPTHTPQGTEHHEPLRVYDTSGPMTDEAYQVDIRQGLPPLRRAWALERGDVEAYEGRAVKPEDNGLKPGSKRETVEFPGVTNRPLRASQGRTVTQMHYARQGIITPEMEFAAIREGVEPEFVRLELAAGRAILPSNINHPESEPMVIGRQFHVKINANIGNSAVTSSIEEEVEKMAWAVRWGSDTVMDLSTGRNIHTTREWIIRNSPVPIGTVPLYQALEKVNGEAEKLTWELYRDTLIEQAEQGVDYFTIHAGVLLRYIPMTANRMTGIVSRGGSIMAAWCLAHHQENFLYTHFEEICEIMKAYDVAFSLGDGLRPGSIYDANDEAQFAELETLGELTQIAWKHDVQVMIEGPGHVPMHKIKENVDLQMEICKEAPFYTLGPLTTDIAPGYDHITSAIGAAMIGWFGTSMLCYVTPKEHLGLPNKDDVREGVITYKIAAHAADLAKGHPRAQQRDDALSKARFEFRWRDQFNLSLDPERALSYHDETLPAEGAKEAHFCSMCGPKFCSMRITQDIRAYAADKGLNTEEAVAAGMREKAEQYREAGQ; this is encoded by the coding sequence ATGAAACCGACAGAAACAAAAGGAACAAAAGAAACAGGAGTGAAATCAGCAGATGCAGGATTAGCGGGAATAATAGAAGTAGAGGGAGAGAAGGCCAAAGCCGAGCAAGCCAGTGGGCTAAAGCCCTTTCCGGGGAGCCGTAAGGTGTATATTCAAGGTTCTCGGCCAGACATTGCCGTGCCAGAGCGTGAAATCGCGCTGCAACCCACACATACGCCGCAGGGAACCGAGCATCATGAGCCACTGCGTGTGTATGATACCAGCGGTCCGATGACGGACGAAGCCTACCAGGTCGACATCCGTCAGGGATTGCCACCATTACGGCGAGCTTGGGCACTGGAACGGGGAGATGTGGAGGCTTATGAGGGCCGCGCCGTCAAGCCGGAGGACAACGGGCTGAAGCCTGGTTCCAAACGGGAGACAGTGGAATTTCCCGGCGTGACCAACCGTCCGCTACGGGCTTCGCAAGGGCGTACTGTGACGCAAATGCACTATGCGCGGCAAGGGATCATTACGCCTGAAATGGAATTTGCGGCGATCCGCGAAGGCGTAGAGCCCGAGTTTGTACGACTGGAGCTGGCGGCTGGACGAGCTATTTTACCTTCAAATATCAATCACCCGGAAAGCGAACCCATGGTCATTGGGCGCCAATTTCACGTAAAGATCAATGCAAACATTGGAAATTCCGCGGTTACGTCCTCCATCGAGGAGGAAGTGGAGAAGATGGCCTGGGCTGTACGCTGGGGCTCAGACACCGTCATGGACCTGTCCACAGGCCGTAATATCCATACGACGCGCGAATGGATCATCAGGAATTCTCCCGTACCGATTGGAACGGTGCCGCTATATCAGGCACTGGAAAAGGTGAACGGCGAAGCTGAGAAGCTGACGTGGGAGCTGTATCGAGACACGCTGATTGAGCAGGCGGAGCAGGGAGTGGACTATTTTACGATCCATGCGGGTGTATTGCTGCGATATATACCGATGACGGCGAATAGAATGACGGGAATTGTATCCCGGGGTGGGTCGATCATGGCAGCCTGGTGCCTTGCACACCATCAGGAGAATTTTTTGTATACGCATTTTGAAGAAATCTGTGAAATTATGAAAGCCTACGATGTGGCCTTTTCTCTCGGGGATGGTCTGCGTCCAGGGAGTATCTATGATGCGAATGATGAAGCACAATTTGCAGAGTTGGAGACGTTGGGCGAGCTCACGCAAATTGCATGGAAGCATGATGTCCAGGTCATGATTGAAGGGCCAGGACATGTCCCTATGCACAAAATCAAGGAGAATGTGGATTTACAAATGGAGATTTGTAAGGAAGCCCCCTTTTATACTTTAGGGCCGCTGACGACGGATATCGCACCAGGATATGATCATATTACCTCAGCTATCGGGGCAGCCATGATCGGTTGGTTCGGGACGTCCATGCTGTGCTACGTTACGCCGAAGGAGCACTTGGGTCTGCCGAACAAGGATGATGTCCGCGAAGGAGTTATTACCTACAAAATTGCCGCACATGCTGCCGATCTGGCGAAGGGTCATCCGCGGGCACAGCAGCGGGACGATGCTTTGTCCAAGGCGCGTTTTGAATTCCGCTGGCGCGATCAGTTCAATCTCTCGCTTGACCCTGAGCGGGCATTGTCCTACCATGATGAAACGCTACCAGCAGAGGGGGCCAAGGAAGCCCACTTTTGCTCGATGTGCGGTCCCAAGTTTTGCAGTATGCGTATCACGCAGGACATTCGTGCCTATGCGGCCGATAAGGGACTGAATACTGAGGAAGCCGTTGCCGCCGGGATGCGAGAGAAGGCAGAGCAGTATCGGGAAGCTGGGCAGTAA
- a CDS encoding IclR family transcriptional regulator yields MEDRKLTVRAVERALDILLCFTAESDLGLTEIASQIGLHKSTVHRLLTTLEDRGFVVRNAETEKYRLGFRIWELSTHLSQSDEPAVLLQPAMEGLRDRLGETVSLYLRDGSMRIRIQAVQSNQAIRRVAPVGARMPLAVGASSKVLAAFMPPQELEVLLSSEEWPPSVDPEVYKAQLQDIREKGYATSYEEREPGAAAVAAPIVNRKGQVTAALSVSGPVSRLAPETLHEFAPILIEAAKEMGLMLP; encoded by the coding sequence ATGGAAGACCGTAAATTAACCGTCCGCGCTGTAGAGCGTGCACTTGATATACTGCTGTGTTTTACCGCAGAATCTGATCTTGGTCTAACGGAGATTGCCTCCCAAATTGGTCTACATAAAAGCACTGTTCATCGTCTTTTGACTACGCTGGAGGATCGGGGATTTGTCGTTCGGAATGCCGAAACGGAAAAATATAGGCTTGGTTTTCGCATATGGGAGCTGTCCACGCATCTGTCCCAAAGCGATGAGCCGGCGGTGTTGTTACAGCCTGCAATGGAAGGATTGCGTGATCGCTTAGGGGAGACAGTCAGCTTGTACCTGCGGGATGGAAGCATGCGTATTCGCATACAAGCCGTGCAGAGCAATCAGGCGATCCGCAGGGTTGCGCCTGTGGGTGCGCGTATGCCGCTGGCTGTGGGAGCCTCCAGCAAGGTGCTGGCGGCCTTTATGCCACCGCAGGAGCTGGAGGTATTGCTAAGCAGTGAAGAATGGCCACCTTCGGTAGACCCGGAGGTTTATAAAGCCCAGCTGCAGGACATTCGTGAGAAGGGCTATGCGACCAGCTATGAAGAACGTGAGCCAGGAGCTGCGGCTGTGGCCGCGCCTATTGTGAACCGAAAGGGACAGGTCACGGCGGCTTTATCTGTATCCGGCCCGGTCAGTCGACTTGCGCCCGAGACGCTGCATGAGTTTGCACCGATTTTGATCGAAGCAGCCAAGGAAATGGGGCTTATGCTTCCGTGA
- a CDS encoding alpha/beta hydrolase: MISTSQRNAQLQTAVQEPSTPLFNPRMLRFKHVVIALLLSVVFFLLFCFIALHAYIAWVLTNPTVAPLYSNPMQAKGMPYEDVSFPAKDGSRIVQGWYIPADQSRKTIIFSHGYGANREESWIPMYDLAHYAHSLNFNVVMFDYGFASQNSKAVATGGKAESQQLLGAIQLAKQRGSSEIIVWGFSMGAGTALQAGLQTKDVDAMILDSTFLLEPDTLYHNIHNQINLPRHPSLEILELLFPVLNGTSLHQIPYQEVKKENYPFPIMFVHGTQDEKAPYPIAEKLAANQTNPLSSVWIVKNGIHELIFREHPREYLRRVSTFLSSVQELEDKKTTAAAHKQTTTK; the protein is encoded by the coding sequence ATGATTTCGACATCCCAGCGCAACGCTCAGCTACAGACCGCTGTTCAGGAGCCGTCCACCCCACTCTTTAATCCCCGTATGCTGCGGTTCAAGCACGTTGTGATTGCTCTGCTGCTGTCGGTCGTATTTTTTCTGTTGTTTTGCTTTATTGCCTTGCATGCTTACATCGCCTGGGTGCTTACGAATCCCACCGTCGCACCCTTGTACTCTAATCCGATGCAGGCCAAAGGCATGCCTTATGAAGATGTCAGCTTCCCAGCGAAGGATGGCAGCCGCATCGTACAAGGCTGGTATATCCCGGCGGATCAATCGCGGAAAACCATTATTTTCAGTCATGGTTACGGGGCTAATCGCGAAGAAAGCTGGATTCCTATGTATGATCTGGCGCATTATGCCCACAGTCTGAACTTTAATGTGGTCATGTTTGATTATGGATTCGCGTCACAAAACAGCAAGGCCGTCGCAACCGGAGGTAAGGCGGAATCCCAGCAGCTTCTTGGAGCGATTCAGCTTGCGAAGCAACGCGGCTCGTCGGAAATTATCGTATGGGGCTTTTCTATGGGAGCAGGAACCGCTCTTCAGGCGGGCTTGCAAACCAAGGATGTGGACGCAATGATTTTGGACAGTACCTTCCTGCTGGAGCCAGATACACTGTACCATAACATTCACAATCAAATTAATCTGCCCAGACATCCATCTTTGGAAATTTTGGAGTTGCTGTTTCCAGTCTTAAACGGCACCAGCTTGCATCAGATTCCATATCAAGAGGTTAAAAAGGAGAACTATCCGTTTCCAATCATGTTTGTGCATGGTACACAGGATGAAAAGGCTCCTTACCCCATTGCGGAAAAGCTTGCTGCCAATCAAACCAACCCGCTTTCCAGTGTATGGATTGTCAAAAACGGGATACATGAGCTTATTTTCAGAGAGCATCCCCGTGAATATTTGCGACGGGTATCGACATTTCTAAGCAGTGTGCAGGAGCTGGAGGACAAGAAAACCACTGCTGCTGCCCATAAACAAACGACTACGAAGTAA
- a CDS encoding Fe-Mn family superoxide dismutase: protein MLSTYGSFLPLRVLEEIRHWKQQESWHVEVIKSATEGLEPAYVRLLDDWRTVFEQTERTAIELLEEQRSALDPAEQAWQHQWKKESSVPQAHTHQLDESSAHSRGSDASATGEKSLSESGLNSQPASQELNRRLDDLLQTANRQSQEYVRQLGLLTEHSHALRQQPKSAGVVIHAAHESQYFLISTTPFQEPGSIARAAGLYHVAAEGKDYPEQAFRERHAGMRGEGSGATKGVQSGQAQPSPAEKSLIGRPVPIGGHRLPPLPYPYNALEPYIDEKTMRIHHDKHHLSYVNDLNKAEKKLEEARKTGDFDLVKHWERELAFNGAGHYLHTLFWTIMSPQGGGNPSGPLAEQIKKDFGSYDAFKKQFSSAAEKVEGGGWAILVWSPRAGRLEILQAEKHQNLTQWESIPLLAIDVWEHAYYLKHQAERNKYIEDWWHVVNWPEVEARYAQASKLRWQPF from the coding sequence ATGCTGAGTACTTATGGGTCTTTCCTGCCCTTACGTGTGCTGGAGGAAATTCGTCATTGGAAGCAGCAGGAAAGTTGGCACGTGGAAGTAATTAAATCTGCTACTGAAGGGCTAGAGCCTGCTTATGTGCGGCTGCTGGATGATTGGCGAACCGTATTTGAACAAACGGAACGCACCGCCATCGAGCTGCTCGAAGAGCAACGGAGTGCGCTTGATCCGGCAGAACAGGCATGGCAGCATCAATGGAAAAAAGAGTCGTCTGTTCCTCAAGCACATACACACCAGCTGGATGAATCATCAGCACATTCAAGGGGATCAGACGCATCAGCGACTGGAGAGAAATCGTTGTCTGAATCAGGCTTGAATTCACAGCCTGCCTCACAGGAATTAAATCGTCGATTGGACGATTTGCTGCAAACCGCGAACCGTCAATCACAAGAATATGTACGGCAGCTAGGTTTGCTGACTGAACACAGTCATGCATTGCGTCAACAGCCAAAATCCGCCGGAGTTGTAATACACGCAGCACATGAAAGTCAATATTTCCTGATCTCAACCACTCCCTTTCAAGAGCCCGGCTCCATCGCGCGAGCCGCTGGGCTGTATCATGTAGCGGCAGAGGGTAAGGATTACCCAGAACAAGCGTTTCGAGAGCGGCATGCCGGCATGAGAGGAGAAGGTTCTGGGGCCACTAAAGGCGTCCAGTCCGGCCAGGCGCAACCTTCGCCAGCAGAAAAGTCCTTAATTGGTCGCCCGGTCCCTATTGGCGGACATCGGCTCCCTCCGCTTCCTTACCCTTATAATGCGCTTGAACCGTACATTGATGAAAAAACGATGCGTATTCACCATGACAAGCATCATTTGAGCTATGTGAATGATCTGAATAAAGCGGAAAAGAAACTGGAAGAAGCCCGAAAAACAGGTGATTTTGACCTCGTAAAGCATTGGGAACGTGAACTGGCATTTAACGGTGCAGGTCATTATCTGCATACTCTTTTTTGGACGATCATGAGCCCTCAAGGCGGTGGAAATCCAAGCGGACCGCTGGCTGAACAGATTAAAAAGGATTTTGGCAGCTACGATGCCTTCAAAAAGCAATTTAGTTCAGCAGCCGAAAAGGTCGAAGGCGGCGGCTGGGCCATTCTGGTGTGGAGTCCGCGCGCCGGGCGGCTTGAAATTTTGCAGGCCGAAAAGCACCAGAACCTGACTCAATGGGAGTCTATTCCGCTGCTGGCGATCGATGTGTGGGAACACGCATATTACTTAAAGCATCAGGCTGAACGCAATAAATACATCGAAGATTGGTGGCATGTCGTCAACTGGCCTGAAGTGGAAGCGCGCTACGCTCAAGCCTCCAAGCTGAGATGGCAACCATTCTAA
- a CDS encoding lipoate--protein ligase family protein, with translation MDHIHSSTEITTALPELQWLEAPLMTTQEDVLFPLAWEELACRQVGKGAAPILHVWRHPAALVIGHRDRRLPNAPQAMERVRSSGTSVCVRPSGGAAVMLDRGVLNLSLILPNPQRAISLHEDFRLMAGLIADALAPWSAEAQTGEIIGSFCPGDYDVSVRGRKFCGIAQRRQAKAYIITAFVMIEGHGAERAQAVQQFYREAAGDTPAGVQQPDYPRVNPATMGSLAELAGVPSVEAYTASLRRVVESRAAILPANGSLVQPEELTGQIEALRERYDLQV, from the coding sequence ATGGACCATATACATAGCTCAACAGAAATAACAACAGCATTGCCTGAGTTGCAATGGTTGGAAGCGCCACTGATGACTACTCAGGAAGACGTATTGTTTCCGCTGGCTTGGGAGGAGCTGGCTTGTCGGCAAGTAGGGAAAGGAGCTGCGCCCATTTTGCATGTATGGCGGCATCCGGCAGCGCTTGTGATTGGTCACCGGGACCGCAGGCTTCCCAACGCTCCACAGGCGATGGAGCGAGTGCGTAGTTCAGGAACGTCGGTATGCGTGCGTCCTTCAGGCGGAGCAGCCGTCATGCTGGACAGAGGGGTACTGAACCTGTCCTTAATCCTACCGAATCCGCAGCGGGCCATCAGCCTGCATGAGGATTTTCGGCTCATGGCAGGGCTGATTGCCGATGCGCTGGCCCCGTGGTCTGCCGAGGCGCAGACTGGAGAAATCATCGGGTCCTTCTGTCCCGGGGATTACGATGTGAGTGTCCGAGGACGCAAGTTTTGCGGCATTGCGCAGCGGCGTCAAGCCAAGGCGTATATCATCACGGCCTTTGTGATGATTGAGGGCCACGGAGCAGAGCGCGCACAGGCGGTGCAGCAGTTTTATCGGGAGGCAGCCGGGGATACACCGGCAGGCGTGCAGCAGCCGGATTATCCACGGGTTAATCCGGCAACGATGGGCAGCCTGGCAGAGCTGGCCGGAGTGCCGTCTGTCGAGGCGTACACAGCATCGTTACGCCGTGTAGTCGAGAGTCGGGCGGCCATTTTGCCTGCCAATGGCTCGCTGGTGCAACCGGAAGAATTGACTGGACAAATAGAAGCGCTCAGAGAGCGATACGATTTGCAGGTATAA
- the folE gene encoding GTP cyclohydrolase I FolE has product MAGVKDYINRKAADNRDKIEYHVEQILKLIGEDPKREGLLETPARVARMYEEIFAGYEVDPRDALGVTFDENHEELVIVKDIVYYSQCEHHMAPFFGKVHIGYVPSGKIVGLSKLARLVEAVTRRLQVQERITSQIADILNEAVSAHGVMVVVEGEHLCMCARGVKKPGSKTVTSAVRGTFRDNAAQRAEFLSLIKE; this is encoded by the coding sequence GTGGCTGGCGTAAAAGATTATATTAACCGCAAAGCTGCGGATAACCGGGATAAAATCGAGTACCATGTGGAGCAGATTTTAAAACTGATCGGTGAGGACCCCAAGCGTGAAGGTTTGTTGGAAACACCAGCACGCGTTGCGCGCATGTATGAGGAAATATTTGCGGGTTATGAGGTTGATCCACGAGATGCGCTGGGTGTGACATTTGACGAGAATCACGAGGAGCTTGTAATCGTGAAGGATATTGTCTACTACAGTCAGTGTGAACACCATATGGCTCCTTTCTTCGGAAAAGTGCATATCGGCTATGTACCCAGCGGTAAAATTGTAGGACTAAGCAAGCTAGCCCGTTTGGTGGAGGCGGTGACCCGCCGATTGCAGGTACAGGAGCGTATTACATCGCAGATCGCTGATATTTTAAATGAAGCGGTCTCCGCTCACGGAGTTATGGTGGTCGTGGAAGGCGAACACTTGTGCATGTGTGCCAGAGGTGTCAAAAAGCCTGGCAGCAAAACGGTAACGTCTGCCGTACGCGGTACGTTCCGTGATAATGCAGCACAACGCGCAGAGTTCTTGTCCCTGATCAAGGAATAA
- a CDS encoding YneF family protein: protein MVWNIVIPIITLIVGLVGGFFIGAYYLRKQLEKMQNDPETLQKMAKQMGYNLNGKQMQKAQQMMKNQQFSKNQPGARKNQGRRK, encoded by the coding sequence GTGGTGTGGAATATTGTCATTCCGATTATTACCCTGATTGTTGGCTTGGTCGGGGGATTTTTCATCGGTGCTTATTATCTTCGCAAACAGCTTGAAAAGATGCAGAACGACCCTGAAACGCTGCAAAAAATGGCCAAACAGATGGGCTACAACCTGAATGGGAAACAGATGCAAAAAGCCCAGCAGATGATGAAGAACCAACAGTTCTCCAAAAATCAGCCTGGTGCGCGTAAAAATCAGGGCCGTCGGAAATAA
- the queG gene encoding tRNA epoxyqueuosine(34) reductase QueG, with product MQRELTRTATGTASTWASLKQEIIEAAPGLGIDSIGFASADPFLSLKAILEEHRAKGYESGFEEPDIDKRIYPELYGSQPASLIAIAVAYPSKMKDPPKSDKGKYRGILARSAWGKDYHLVLREAMEKLEAFISERVPDALLKSMVDTGELSDRAVAERAGIGFSGKNTMMISPTLGSWIYLGELLTNIPFQPDEPVTDGCGECTKCLDACPTGALVGPGQLNAQRCVSFLTQTKGFLDEEFMLKIGNRLYGCDTCQIVCPKNRGLNWDHHPELTPDPEIVKPLLLPLLDLSNREFKDRFGQSAAAWRGKKPIQRNAVIGLGNFKDVSAVPKLTEVLLDDPRPELRGTAAWALSRIGGENAMTAIKQASEKEQHEQVREMIAQAHSKLVEQEQAEQQTSAELKTEDSQGPTKIYYDEMETPVGTLTLCATDRGLCRIDYGSFYAKEALLQQWARTWVGEYVYVQEPEKLREAAEQLREYFAGERREFSIAYDLRGTPFQEQVWRALQNIPYGQSVSYQDIAESIGRAKAIRAVGEANNKNPLPILFPCHRVSGANGSLVGYAGGLPVKMKLLDLEKE from the coding sequence ATGCAACGCGAACTAACTCGGACGGCGACTGGAACGGCTTCGACTTGGGCTTCGCTCAAGCAGGAAATTATTGAGGCAGCTCCAGGGCTGGGGATTGACTCCATCGGGTTCGCATCCGCCGACCCCTTTCTGTCTCTAAAAGCTATATTGGAAGAGCACCGTGCTAAAGGCTATGAATCCGGCTTTGAGGAGCCTGATATCGATAAGCGTATCTATCCGGAGCTGTATGGCTCGCAGCCTGCCTCACTGATTGCCATAGCGGTGGCGTATCCTTCCAAAATGAAGGACCCACCGAAGTCGGACAAGGGCAAGTACCGTGGTATTTTGGCACGTTCTGCCTGGGGCAAGGATTATCATCTGGTACTGCGCGAAGCGATGGAAAAGCTAGAGGCTTTTATAAGTGAGCGAGTCCCTGATGCCTTGTTGAAAAGCATGGTGGATACCGGAGAATTGTCGGATCGGGCTGTTGCAGAGCGGGCAGGAATTGGCTTTAGCGGCAAAAATACGATGATGATTTCACCGACACTGGGGTCATGGATTTATCTCGGGGAGCTGTTGACGAACATTCCCTTCCAGCCCGATGAACCGGTTACGGATGGTTGCGGAGAGTGCACCAAATGTTTGGATGCATGTCCTACCGGTGCGCTTGTAGGTCCGGGACAGCTGAATGCCCAGCGGTGTGTGTCCTTTTTGACGCAAACCAAGGGCTTTTTGGACGAGGAGTTTATGCTAAAAATAGGGAATCGGCTGTATGGATGTGATACGTGCCAAATCGTATGTCCCAAAAATCGAGGCCTTAACTGGGATCACCATCCTGAGCTTACACCCGATCCTGAGATTGTAAAGCCATTGCTGCTGCCATTACTGGATTTGAGCAATCGTGAATTTAAAGACCGCTTTGGTCAAAGTGCAGCGGCTTGGCGGGGGAAGAAGCCGATTCAACGCAATGCAGTTATTGGTCTTGGCAATTTCAAGGATGTTAGCGCGGTGCCCAAATTGACGGAGGTTTTATTGGATGATCCGCGTCCCGAGCTGCGAGGCACGGCGGCGTGGGCTTTGAGTCGAATAGGAGGGGAAAACGCTATGACAGCGATCAAGCAAGCATCAGAGAAGGAACAACATGAGCAAGTACGCGAAATGATCGCGCAGGCGCATTCCAAGCTAGTGGAACAAGAGCAGGCAGAGCAGCAAACTTCTGCTGAATTAAAGACGGAGGATTCACAGGGTCCAACTAAGATTTATTATGACGAAATGGAGACGCCTGTGGGCACTCTGACGCTGTGTGCTACGGATCGAGGGCTATGCCGAATTGACTATGGCTCTTTTTATGCGAAGGAAGCATTGCTTCAGCAATGGGCCCGGACATGGGTCGGGGAATATGTCTATGTACAGGAGCCGGAAAAGCTGCGCGAAGCTGCAGAACAACTGCGTGAATATTTTGCGGGAGAACGACGGGAATTCAGTATAGCCTATGATTTGAGAGGCACTCCTTTTCAAGAGCAGGTATGGCGCGCACTGCAAAATATTCCGTACGGACAAAGTGTGTCCTATCAAGATATTGCAGAATCGATTGGACGAGCCAAGGCGATACGTGCTGTCGGCGAAGCCAATAACAAAAATCCATTGCCTATCCTGTTTCCATGCCACCGTGTATCGGGTGCAAACGGTAGTTTGGTTGGCTATGCCGGAGGCTTGCCAGTCAAAATGAAGCTGCTGGATTTGGAGAAGGAATAA
- the rnhA gene encoding ribonuclease HI has translation MKEVMVYTDGACSGNPGPGGWGIVLLYGEHRKELSGAEKMTTNNRMEIKSVIEALKLLKEPCRVKVHSDSAYVVNCFKQGWIKNWLRNGWRNSKNQPVENKELWEELWELMGKHEVEYVKVKGHSDNELNNRCDFLATSAVKNLR, from the coding sequence ATGAAAGAAGTGATGGTTTATACCGACGGTGCTTGTTCGGGGAACCCGGGCCCAGGGGGCTGGGGGATTGTTTTGCTGTATGGAGAGCATCGTAAGGAGCTGTCGGGTGCCGAAAAGATGACGACAAACAACCGCATGGAGATCAAGTCGGTGATTGAAGCGCTGAAGCTGCTCAAGGAGCCGTGCCGTGTAAAAGTACACAGTGATTCTGCCTATGTCGTCAATTGCTTCAAACAAGGCTGGATTAAGAATTGGCTCCGTAATGGCTGGCGCAACAGTAAAAATCAGCCGGTGGAGAACAAGGAACTTTGGGAAGAACTATGGGAACTAATGGGTAAGCATGAGGTTGAATATGTGAAGGTGAAGGGCCACAGTGACAACGAACTGAATAATCGCTGTGATTTTCTGGCGACAAGTGCTGTTAAAAATTTACGGTAG
- the lepB gene encoding signal peptidase I — MDALAPSSDPLPSPETSKQAGRSGYIRDWLVTLLIAMVVLLLLNLFVFNLSTVRGHSMQPTLMESQHLFVNKLVYNFHDPGRGDIVILKDPDSKLSSPRFLVKRVIGIPGDVIRIEHNHLYVNGELLNEPYTNSDVEDGDYGPFTVEPEHFFVMGDNRHTAASKDSRYFGSVKSEDLLGRAEFIFWPISEWKWL, encoded by the coding sequence ATGGACGCTTTGGCTCCTTCGTCAGACCCGCTTCCTTCACCGGAAACGTCCAAACAGGCAGGTCGCTCTGGTTACATACGCGATTGGTTAGTCACTCTGCTGATCGCGATGGTTGTCTTGCTGCTTCTGAACCTGTTTGTATTTAACTTGTCTACGGTCAGAGGACATTCGATGCAGCCGACGCTAATGGAAAGCCAGCATTTGTTCGTTAACAAGCTGGTTTATAATTTTCATGATCCGGGAAGAGGGGACATTGTGATTTTAAAAGATCCCGATTCCAAACTGTCCAGCCCAAGATTTTTAGTGAAAAGAGTCATAGGTATTCCCGGAGATGTCATTCGGATTGAGCATAATCATTTATATGTAAACGGTGAGCTGCTAAATGAACCGTACACCAACTCGGACGTGGAGGATGGTGATTACGGTCCTTTTACGGTGGAGCCAGAACACTTCTTTGTCATGGGAGATAATCGCCATACGGCTGCAAGCAAGGATAGCCGGTATTTTGGCAGCGTTAAGTCTGAAGATTTACTGGGACGTGCAGAGTTTATATTTTGGCCGATCTCGGAGTGGAAGTGGCTATAG
- a CDS encoding GNAT family N-acetyltransferase, with the protein MHVRSFQLSDVNSVTELMQIALSEECYKETVGAFARQLSWDSGLIVVAEEEGEIVGALIGTIDQNHGCYYRIAIHPDHRRMGIGKSLVESMEQRFQQRKVSRIWVAGDKHNSAAMPLYEAMGYGASQILQAFQKLSILAPH; encoded by the coding sequence ATGCACGTTCGTTCCTTTCAATTAAGTGATGTGAATTCAGTAACGGAACTCATGCAAATTGCCTTGTCAGAGGAGTGCTACAAAGAGACGGTGGGTGCTTTTGCCCGTCAGCTTTCGTGGGATTCCGGTTTGATCGTCGTTGCCGAAGAAGAGGGAGAGATCGTTGGTGCCCTGATTGGCACGATTGATCAGAATCATGGTTGTTATTATCGTATTGCTATTCACCCGGATCATCGTCGGATGGGAATCGGGAAATCGCTTGTGGAGTCCATGGAGCAGCGTTTTCAGCAACGTAAGGTTAGCCGTATTTGGGTAGCAGGGGACAAGCATAACAGTGCGGCCATGCCGTTGTACGAAGCTATGGGCTACGGAGCAAGCCAGATTTTACAGGCGTTTCAGAAGCTGAGTATTTTGGCACCTCATTAA
- a CDS encoding superoxide dismutase, which produces MAFQLPELPYAKDALEPHFDALTMEIHHDRHHNTYVTNLNAALESAPELQSKSLEDLISNLDSVPESIRTAVRNNGGGHHNHSLFWEVIAPNGGGQPTGAIAEAINNELGGYDKFKEDFTKAATTRFGSGWAWLVVGKDGKLAITSTPNQDSPLFEGLTPVLGLDVWEHAYYLKYQNKRPDYIAAFYNVINWDEVNKRYAAAKK; this is translated from the coding sequence ATGGCATTTCAATTACCAGAACTTCCTTATGCAAAAGACGCACTGGAACCACACTTTGATGCACTGACAATGGAAATTCACCATGATCGTCACCATAACACATATGTTACGAACTTAAATGCAGCTCTGGAGAGCGCTCCTGAACTGCAAAGCAAAAGCCTGGAGGATCTGATCTCCAATCTGGACAGCGTTCCTGAAAGCATCCGCACTGCGGTTCGCAATAACGGTGGTGGACACCACAACCACAGCCTGTTCTGGGAAGTTATCGCTCCTAACGGCGGTGGACAGCCAACAGGTGCAATTGCTGAAGCCATCAACAACGAACTGGGCGGCTATGACAAATTTAAAGAAGACTTCACTAAAGCAGCTACAACTCGTTTTGGTAGCGGCTGGGCTTGGCTGGTTGTCGGCAAAGACGGCAAATTGGCGATCACTAGCACTCCGAACCAAGATAGCCCGCTGTTCGAAGGTCTGACTCCAGTGCTTGGACTGGACGTTTGGGAGCATGCTTACTACCTGAAATATCAAAACAAACGCCCAGACTACATTGCAGCTTTCTACAATGTAATCAACTGGGATGAAGTTAACAAACGTTATGCGGCTGCAAAGAAATAA